The Pseudomonadota bacterium region TCGCCTGCTCGAGCGCGATGCGCGCATCCTGCCGGACATGGGGGCGCGGGTAGCCTTCTTGGCCGGCCAGGGCGAGCAGACCCCTACACCCTCTCGGATCGCCTCGAAGGACGATGATGAGGGGGACGTCCGAGCGGGCCTGTACGTACCGAGTGATGCCATTTACCGTGACGGAACACGCGCCGTAGCTTACGTGGTGATGGGCGCGCGGGCCGAGGTGCGGGAGCTGCGTGTGGGCGAGACTCGGGGCAGCCGGCGTCGCGTGCTCGGCGGCGTGGAGGCAGGCGAGCAGGTTGTGCTCGGCGTCGACGAGGCGCTGGTGCGCGCCTTCGACGGCGGCGCCAGCGTCATGGTGGCGAACCCCTAACGGTAGATGAAGGAGAATCAGCGTGGGTAGCAGTAGCGAGTCGGCAGTGCCGATCGAAGCAGCCGGTCGAGGTGGTCGTTCACCCTCGGACCGTGCGCTCGGCGATTCGATCGTGAGCCTGCGCGAGGTGGGTAAGGCCTACCGGCGCGGCCGCCAGGAAGTCGCCGTGCTACATGGCCTTGAGCTGGATATCGCACGCGGCGACTTCATCGCCCTGATGGGGCCTTCCGGTTCCGGCAAGTCCACCCTACTGAATCTGATCGGTGGCCTCGACCGACCGACTCGAGGCACGGTCACGGTCGACGATCAGCGCATCGACCAGATGAAGGGCGCGCAGCTCGCGCGCTGGCGGGCCGACAACGTCGGCTTCATCTTCCAGTTCTACAACCTGATGCCCGTCCTCTCTGCGCTGCGCAACGTGGAGCTGCCCCTGCTGCTGCAGAAGATGTCGGGCAAGGAACGGCGACGCCGGGCGCAGACGGCGCTCGAGATCGTGGCGCTTTCTGAGCGCGCCAAGCACCGGCCGGCGGAACTCTCCGGAGGTCAGCAGCAGCGCGTCGCCATTGCGCGGGCCTTGGTGACCGATCCGAAGCTGCTGATCTGCGACGAGCCGACCGGTGATCTGGACCGTGCAACGGCCGATGAGATTCTCGCCCTCCTGCGCACCCTAAACGAGGAGTTCGGCAAGACCATCATCATGGTGACGCACGATCACAAGGCTGCGGAGCAAGCTCGTCATACCTTGACCTTGGACAAGGGGCAGCTGCTGGCGGAGTCCTCCGCATGAAGTTCCTTGGGCTGATTCTGGCCGGCGTGTTTCGCTACCCCGTGCGCGCAGGCCTCACGCTAGGGTCCCTGTTCGCTGCCTTTTTCCTGTTTGGCGTTCTGCAGGCGGTTAACACGGCATTCACAGCGGGGGTGGGCATCGACGGCGCAGACCGCATGATCACCACGGGCCGATACTCGATCATCGATTTGATGCCGGTGTCCCATGAGGCGCGCATCGCCGCCGTCGAGGGTGTCTCAGGCGTCACGCACTCGACTTGGTTCGGCGGCGTCTACCAGGACAAGAGCAATTTCTTCGCCAAATTCCCCGTCGACCCGGAGGGATATTTCGAGCTATACGATGAGGCCATCATCAGCGATGAGGCCAAGGCGGCATTTCGCAATCAGCGCACCGCAGTGTTGGTCACGCGCGACCTGGCAGAGCGCTACGCCTGGAGCGTTGGTCAGCGAATTCCGATCATTGGTGATATCTGGCGCACGCCGGACAACGAACCTTGGTTGTTCGATCTGGTCGGCACCTTCGAGTGGCCCAAGGGCAGCACCAACGGTCCGCTAATGCTCATCAACTACGACTACTTCGACGAAGTGCGCGGCGATGGTGCACGCGGTCTCGTCGGCTGGTTCATCGCGCGAATGGAGGACCCGCAGGTGGCGGAGGACACGGCAGCGGCGATCGACCAGGTGTTTTTGAACAGCGACAACGAAACCAAAACGGCCACGGAGCGAGACTTTCAGCTGAGCTTCGCGCGGCAGCTTGGCAATATCGGTTTGATCGTCTCGGCGATCCTGGGCGCGGTGTTCTTCACCATCGTGCTGCTCACGGCCAACACGATGGGTCAGTCCGTGCGCGAGCGGACATCCGAGTTCGCTGTGCTCAAGACCTTGGGTTTCACCAATGGCGGCGTACTGGCCTTGGTGCTAACGGAGTCCGTGCTCATCGCGCTGATAGGCGGTGGTGCGGGGCTGTTGGTGGCGATGGGCCTCGAGCCGGCCGTGGCTGGCGCGCTCTCCGGTGTGCTGCCCGGGTTTGCGCTCACTACCCAGTCCGTGCTGCTTGGGCTCGCGCTCACGGTGGCGCTTGGTCTAGGTGTGGGGCTGCTGCCGTCTCTACGGGCGATGCGCCTGTCGATCGTCGACGCCCTGGGAGGTCGCTAGCGATGAGCAGTCTGCTAGCCGTCGTGTGGATGAACCTGCGCAGCATTCCCTCGCGCTTCGGATCCTCCATGGTGATCGTGGTGGGCGTCGCCGGGGTGGTTGGGGTGTTGACTGCCCTGTTGTCCCTGGCCGTAGGCTTTCGCGCCACGATGCAGGGAGCGGGCAGCGACGACCGCGTGCTCGTGCTGCAGAACAGCTCGACTACCGAACTCACCAGTGGGCTGTCGCGTGAAGAGCTGGATGTGATTTCGAGCGCGCCTGGGGTGGCCCGGGATAGCGACGGACGTCCCCTGGTCAGCGCCGAGGTGCTGGTGGTCGCAGACGTGCCGAAGCGGGCGAGTGACTCCACGGCCAATCTCTCCGTGCGCGGCGTTGGGGAGAGCGGGCCGCTGTTGCGGGACAGCTTCGAGATCGTCGAAGGACGCATGTTCAACAGCGGGCGAGCTGAGATGATCGCCGGGCGCTCCGTGGCCGGACAGTTCCAGAGCCTGGCCGTGGGCGATGTGCTCAAGGCCCGCAACTCCAATTGGGAGGTAGTGGGCATCTTCACCACTGGCGGCGATGCCTTCGAGTCAGAGGTGTGGGTGGACGCCCCCGTCGCCCAGTCCGCGTTTCGCCGTGGCAACAGCTATCAGTCGGTGCGCGTACAGCTCGAGGATGCGGCGGCCTTCGACGGCTACAAGCAGGCGCTCGACGATGATGATCGCCTGCGCGTGGATGTCTTCCGCGAGTCTGCCTACTACCGCGAGCAGAGCGAGGCCAACACGGGCCTGTTCATGGTGTTCGGCGTGGTGGTAGGTGCGATCATGGCCTTCGGGGCCATCTTCGGCGCGTTGAACACGATGTACACGGCCGTCTCCACACGCACGGTAGAGATTGCGACGCTGCGTGCCCTCGGCTTTGGCTCGGGGGCCGTCATCATGTCCGTGATGGTGGAGGCGCTGGTGCTCGCCCTCTTGGGTGGCCTGCTCGGGGCGGCGATCGCCTACGTGCTGTTCGAC contains the following coding sequences:
- a CDS encoding ABC transporter ATP-binding protein, translated to MEAAGRGGRSPSDRALGDSIVSLREVGKAYRRGRQEVAVLHGLELDIARGDFIALMGPSGSGKSTLLNLIGGLDRPTRGTVTVDDQRIDQMKGAQLARWRADNVGFIFQFYNLMPVLSALRNVELPLLLQKMSGKERRRRAQTALEIVALSERAKHRPAELSGGQQQRVAIARALVTDPKLLICDEPTGDLDRATADEILALLRTLNEEFGKTIIMVTHDHKAAEQARHTLTLDKGQLLAESSA
- a CDS encoding FtsX-like permease family protein; translated protein: MKFLGLILAGVFRYPVRAGLTLGSLFAAFFLFGVLQAVNTAFTAGVGIDGADRMITTGRYSIIDLMPVSHEARIAAVEGVSGVTHSTWFGGVYQDKSNFFAKFPVDPEGYFELYDEAIISDEAKAAFRNQRTAVLVTRDLAERYAWSVGQRIPIIGDIWRTPDNEPWLFDLVGTFEWPKGSTNGPLMLINYDYFDEVRGDGARGLVGWFIARMEDPQVAEDTAAAIDQVFLNSDNETKTATERDFQLSFARQLGNIGLIVSAILGAVFFTIVLLTANTMGQSVRERTSEFAVLKTLGFTNGGVLALVLTESVLIALIGGGAGLLVAMGLEPAVAGALSGVLPGFALTTQSVLLGLALTVALGLGVGLLPSLRAMRLSIVDALGGR
- a CDS encoding ABC transporter permease; its protein translation is MSSLLAVVWMNLRSIPSRFGSSMVIVVGVAGVVGVLTALLSLAVGFRATMQGAGSDDRVLVLQNSSTTELTSGLSREELDVISSAPGVARDSDGRPLVSAEVLVVADVPKRASDSTANLSVRGVGESGPLLRDSFEIVEGRMFNSGRAEMIAGRSVAGQFQSLAVGDVLKARNSNWEVVGIFTTGGDAFESEVWVDAPVAQSAFRRGNSYQSVRVQLEDAAAFDGYKQALDDDDRLRVDVFRESAYYREQSEANTGLFMVFGVVVGAIMAFGAIFGALNTMYTAVSTRTVEIATLRALGFGSGAVIMSVMVEALVLALLGGLLGAAIAYVLFDGFTVSTLNNTTFSQVAFAFAVTPQLLVTGLVLALGLGFIGGFLPALRAASLPVTDALRER